The Methanomassiliicoccales archaeon genome window below encodes:
- a CDS encoding glycosyltransferase family 1 protein: protein RHDRITTNALGFQETVSKGINGFLVPVRGVSAFSKAMERFILQPELIERMGKEFRRLAEERFDVHKINAFSLREMGL from the coding sequence AGGCATGATCGCATCACCACCAATGCTCTGGGCTTCCAGGAGACAGTGAGCAAGGGGATAAATGGCTTCTTGGTTCCCGTTCGTGGTGTAAGCGCCTTCAGCAAGGCCATGGAGCGTTTCATCCTTCAGCCTGAGCTAATCGAACGCATGGGCAAAGAATTCCGGCGTCTGGCCGAAGAACGCTTTGACGTCCACAAGATCAACGCCTTCTCTCTTCGTGAAATGGGGCTTTGA
- a CDS encoding type II toxin-antitoxin system VapB family antitoxin, whose translation MERFTIAVDPELLREAIRLTGKKRKREVIELALRELVRKHRLAELRELAGSGLVDWTPEEFASWRETAKGQQ comes from the coding sequence ATGGAGAGGTTCACTATAGCGGTTGACCCTGAGCTTCTCAGGGAAGCCATACGGCTCACCGGAAAGAAGCGCAAGCGCGAGGTGATCGAGCTTGCCCTGCGCGAGCTCGTCAGAAAGCATCGCCTGGCTGAACTTCGGGAATTGGCAGGGTCGGGTTTGGTGGACTGGACTCCGGAGGAGTTTGCCTCATGGCGGGAAACGGCAAAGGGGCAGCAGTGA
- a CDS encoding PIN domain nuclease: protein MAGNGKGAAVNETRLQGILLDTSVWIRYLRPEGDEDIKAEVKRVLLSERVFTCWVVKAELLVGARDEESFERLNADLEALEEIPLTKELWLGAARLGHMLRRKGITVPLPDLLIAQVALMEKLELWHADEHFEHVKGVVPLETKPFIK from the coding sequence ATGGCGGGAAACGGCAAAGGGGCAGCAGTGAACGAAACACGGCTCCAGGGCATCCTCTTAGACACTTCTGTCTGGATCCGGTATCTGCGGCCCGAGGGAGACGAAGATATCAAGGCCGAGGTGAAACGCGTTCTTCTTTCGGAGCGGGTTTTCACTTGTTGGGTAGTGAAGGCAGAACTTCTGGTCGGAGCAAGGGATGAAGAGTCCTTCGAACGGTTGAATGCGGATCTGGAAGCTTTGGAGGAAATCCCGCTTACCAAGGAACTGTGGCTTGGAGCGGCACGGCTTGGGCATATGCTGCGACGCAAAGGGATTACCGTTCCGCTTCCGGATCTACTGATCGCCCAAGTCGCTCTCATGGAAAAACTTGAACTTTGGCACGCCGATGAGCACTTCGAGCACGTCAAGGGAGTAGTGCCGCTCGAAACGAAGCCATTCATAAAATAA